In Bdellovibrionales bacterium, the DNA window AACGATTGGTTGCAAAAAAAGTGGCGGGCCTTGCCGGAAAACTGGTTCTTAGAGAGGCCGTGAATCGCAAGAATCAAGGACTAGGGGATTTGGCGTTTTTGGCTTTAGATGCTATGGACCAAGCGGACGTCCGGCAATGGTCTACGCTGCCGGCGACTTTTCAGGTGGCGCGCAAATATCTTCCCGATGGCAAATACACCGTAAAGATGTTTCCGGCCGACCAGCAATCCGGGGAGCCCATTTGGACCAAAGAGATCCAGATTAAGAAAAATAAAAAATTATTTATCCCCACTCGTGTCTTTTAAATGATCTCAGCCCTTTTAATCGCTCGCGTCTTTGCGCGCAAAGGGTGCAATATTTTTTGTTTATCCCTATATTATGAGGACCATGAACTCAGTGAATTCCTCTCCGAATACGTCTGAAAACTACTTTAAAAATTTAGTCGATTCATCGCCAGCGATGATTTGGATGACCGATGTGAATTCGCAATGCACTTATCTTAGTAAGCAATGGTACGAATACACGGGGCGGACCCCTGAACAAGATTTAGGAACGGGGTGGCTCGAAAACATTCACCCTGATGATTTGCCCAACACCTCAAAAGTTTATACTCAGGCAGTTCAAAATAAAGGCCCACTGGAGGTGGATTATCGCCTCCGAAAGAAAGATGGTCAGTACCGCTGGGCCGTGGACGTGGGCTATCCTCGATTCGACAGCCAGGGACAGTTTGCTGGCTATATCGGAACGGTCACTGACATTCATGATCGCATCGCCGCCGAAAATGAATTGGGCCTCGCCAAAATTAGATTTGATCGTTCTGCGGCGGCGACGGATCTCGGGATTTGGTATTGCGATTTACCCTTTTCCGATCTGAACTGGAACAAAGAGGTTAAAAATCATTTCTTTTTAAAGCCCGATGCCCATGTGGATATCAATGTCTTCTATGAGAGGATCCACCCGATGGATCGCGAAATGACTCGATCTGCGATCCAGTACTCCATTGATAATCATGCTCCCTATGACATCATCTATCGCACCACTCATCCGGAGGATCCCTCAAGGATAAAATCCATTCGAGCCATCGGGTGGACAGACTACGATCAAAAGGGAACACCGGTCCGTTTCGACGGAATCACTTTGGATGTAACTCAACAGGTAAAAACGCAAGAAGAACTCAGTCTCTCCAAGGAGCTCGCAGAAAAAGCGAATCTTGCAAAATCGGCATTCTTGGCAAACATGAGCCACGAGATAAGAACACCGCTCGGCGCGATCATGGGTTTCGCCGATCTCGCTCGATCGCCAGGACTTTCTCGCGAAGATATTTTGTCTCATCTTGCGGTGATCGAGAGAAACTCGGCTCAGGTGCTACGTATTATTGACGACATTCTCGATCTGGCGAAAGTAGAAGCCGATAAGATTATTTTAGAATCCATCGAATTTTCGTTTTCGAGTTTTCTTGCAGATTTCAGTTCCTACGCAGGTTTTCAAGCGCGGGAAAAAGGAATTGGCTTTGTGATCGAACCGCATACGGAGTTGCCCGATATGATTTGTGGAGATCCCACAAGGCTTCGACAAATTCTTAATAATGCGATTAGTAATGCGATTAAGTTTACGACAAAAGGAAAAGTGACACTTCACCTTTCGTTTAAAAGTGGCGTTTTAGAGTTCGGAATTGAGGACACTGGAGTTGGTATTTCCAAAGAACAATCAGAAAATCTTTTCCAGGTTTTTGTACAAGCCGATCCGTCGACAACCCGTCGTTTCGGGGGCACAGGCTTAGGTTTGGTTTTAACAAAAAAGCTCTGTCAATTGATGAGCGGTGACTATAAGTTGGTTCGCAGTGAACTCGGAATCGGCTCACTTTTTTTAGCAACGATGAAAGTGATCACTCCGGCTCCAGTGACTCAAGATGTGAGTGGCGGCTCATTAACTCATCCTTCCGCTCCGAATGCAGGACGTTCTATGGAACAAAAATTAAAAGGCAGATCCATCCTTCTCGTGGAAGATTCTCCAGATAATCAATATCTCATTAGTCGGATTCTCGAAATACAAGGTGCAAAGGTCGATGTCGCTGATGATGGTAATCAGGGAGTCGATAAAGCCCTTAACAATAATTACGACCTCGTGATTATGGACATTCAGATGCCCCATATGGATGGGCACCAAGCGACCAAAAAGTTGCGCGGCATGGGATATTCTAAACCGATAGTCGCACTCACTGCGCACGCGATGAAAGAAGAGGCCGAGCGAGCGATTGAATCAGGGTTCACAGAGTTTCTCACGAAACCCGTACAAAGAGATCTCGTCATTTCTACCGTTCAAAAGTTAACATCGAGATAAATTCGCTACTGCGAGCGGAAGTTACTGACCTGATCGATCATGCTTTTAATGGCTTTCATTTGGGCCCCGCTTTTCGTGGCGTAATTGGCTCCAGTGAACCCGAACCAGTCCCAACAACCATATGGATTTTTCTGAGCGATCTTATCCGACTGAGGATAGAGCACAACGATGTTATTGGACTCGGCCCATTCGTTATATCCAGCGTGTTTTACAAATTGATCCTGAATGTCGGAAGGACTCATTTGGCAGCCATGGAGAGCGACATGAAGTCGACAGCTGGCACCGGCTCGACAGGCGGTGGGGACGTAAATCCACCCAGTACTATAAAGCGGAGTGGAAGAGTTTCCGAAGGCTGACTGAGAAAAAGGAATCAAGTTTTCTGCAACGAAACTTCCGCGGGGTAAGAGCTGAGCGTAAAGCTTTTCGAGCAATGTCCCAGCTGTGTCCATCTGACAATTGAGAAGCCACGGAGATCCGCCGGCACTGCAGCTGCTTCCGTAATTTAAAGTCGGGAAACCATGAGCCGTCGATTGAACGTAGTCTTTAATGATTTGCGAGCTCGGAATAAAGTTTTGCATAAACTGAATCAGACGGTCGCTATTGCTCGGATGAATAATATAGTCCTTCGTGCTCGCAAAAACATAAACGATATCATTGGATAAGTTTTCCAGAGCGTCGATCTCATTTAAAGATTGATACGTTTTAGCTTGTTCGATCTGTTTGAGCGGAGCTTGCTGTTTTTTGATTCCCGCACAATCGATTTGTGCTTTGAGTGTTTCTCCCTGAGCGCACCAATAAACTCCTCCAGCGATACTGGCCGAGCCGGAAAACGTTTGCGAATAGGCGACGTGCAACTGCGTAGACATGTACGCGCCCGAGGAAATTCCAGAAACAGTAATTCCGTTTTGATCGATATTCAGCTGGGGCAGAGCTTGAGGGTAAGCCGTAGCGGGGAATGTGCAAAGAACTAAAATTAAAAGTTTAGACAGCATACAACCTCCGTGTTGGTGGGATTATGTTAAGCCGTGGGACTCCGAATCCGCAAATAAAAAAGCCTCCGAGCGGAGGCTTTGTGTCGTCGTCTATCTGAGCGATCGCTAAGACTGTAGTGACGCGCGAGATCCTTTGCGGAGCAAAGGGTGACCCGATTTACTTCGCGGTCATCCTGATGGTTTTGTCAGCAAGAGCGGCTTCCACAGGAGAGAATTTTCCGTCTCCATTGACTAGGGACATTGAGGCGTTTCCAACTGTTCCGCAATAGTAAGAACTGATGTTTTTGCACGAAAAACCTTTAAACGAATGTTCTTCAGCGATTTCCATGCAGTCGGACTTACTGAGTGGTTCATTATCCTCATCTTTATCGGCAATCACGATATCGTGGACTGTGTTTGCGGGATCCATGATGGTCGCGACGTAAGCGAAGTTGTTGTAACCTTTGACTTGCTTACTGAGAGCTTTGGCTCTCGCTTCACAGTCTTTGGCCGTATGGTCGGGCTCAACGATGTTGGAAACAAGAAAGCGACCTTTGGCGCTCATACGATCTTGCATCACATGATAGATTTTTGCGTTTTTATCGGGAGGCGGAGGATTGGCCGAAGCGGGGAAGCGACCATTGTTGTCGGGCCTATCGTTACTGCTAGAGCAAGCGATGATAAAAGTTAGGCACGGTATGAGAAGTAAGAAGCGCATTGAACCTCCTGTTTAAGCGCGGAAACTCGAATTTCTTGGAGTCTGCCTCTATTATGTAGGACGTCGCTTTCGACGATCAATTTATTGTGGAAAACCTGAAAGAATTTGCACCAAGGCCGAGAGCCTAAAGTCCAGCCCCCCAAACTGTCCGGCAGGTACGCCGATACTTTTTGAGAACCGGTGCGTCTAGAGCTAGACGCACCGGTTCTCAAAAAGTATCGGCGTACCTGCCGGACAAATAAAAAAGCCCACGCTGGGGTGGGCTTTTTGAAACATCTGTTCTAAATCTAAGATTAGAACTTGTTGTTCGGATTTGGAAGACTTGGAGTTTCTTCAGGGACTGGTAAAGTCGTGTAGTCTGAACTCTCCTGAGTGGCTGCCTGGGCGATGCGGTTTTCGATAGATTGCTTTACAGTATCGTAAGACTGAGCGGCTTTATCGATCACAGATTCCTGCTGAGCTGACTTCGATGTTGATGGTTGAGCCGCTTTAACGATGTATTCTTTAGGAAAAGCACCGAGTTTCGCGAGGTAGCTCGAAATGCTGCCGTTGGCGTGCTGGATGATTTCTCTTAAAGTGAAAAGGGGCGCGTATTGAGAAGCCTTCTTTTCGGATTCAAAGATGATTTGTGTTAACGTGGCTGCCGTAATGTCATTCTTTGATTTGTTATCGATCACCATAACTTCTTCGTCAGAGCGGATCATTTTGGCGATATCATCGAGCGTAACATAACAGCTCTGTTGTGTGTCATAGAGCTTGCGGTTTTGGTAACGCTTAATAATTTTCACCTTTTTGTTGTCTTGGCTCGTGTTAATCAAAGGGTCCTCCCACTTGGTTTCTTTAGCTTAGCTTGTAGTGACTCGACTATTTATGCAGCAAGAAGCCGTTCAGAAAGAGCTTATATTCGCTGTTTCTTTAGGCTTTTTGCGCTCTGTAGCGTCGTCGGAACAGCGCGAACATAGAACTGGCGCCACATGTTGTCAAGCCTGGCCCGGAGCGTTTTAAATATTCTTTCGCCCGTCTTTTCATCAGGGATAAGCCCCAGGCCTCAGGACTACAAAGGATTTCTTATAGAATCATAAAGTATTGAAATAATTATATTTTGTTAGAATTGGACCTAGGGATAGTTCTCCGAATCAGCCTCAACTCCCAGGTGCGGATCACCGATACGGACTATATGGGAGACGTAATGCGTCTAAATCAAAGTATCGGATTCGTGGGTCTAATTGCCTGTTTGAGCGGCTGCTCAAGCTTTCCTCTTTCGTCGCCGGGCGTGTACAAAAGCTCAGCTTATGATGTGAAGGGTGATGCGCCTCAAAGTATGGCGTTATTGCCTGAAGAAAAACTCAACGAAATACAATCGCAAAGCAAAGCGGATTACCATTTCACTCTTGCTGAAACGTATAGCATGCAAGGGGAATGGGCAAAAGCCATCGAGAATTACAAAATGAGTTTGGTGTACGATCCCAACTCTTATCGCAGTCACTTTCGTTTAGCGGGAGAGTATGTACGCGCGGGCCTCGTCAACCAAGCGGTTGAACATTGCGAATTCTCTCTCAAATCAAATCCGAAATTTTCAGAAGCTCAAGTCCTGCTCTCGAGCCTTCACTCCGTATTGGGTTTCCACGAAAAAGCACGTCAAGGATATCGTCAACTTTTACAGATCGACCCCGCCAATCAAGAAGCCTCTCTATTGTTAGGGGCCACTTATGTTGACGAAGGTAAAATGGATCAAGCCATTAAGTATTTTGAATCGCTCGTGAAGAACTCTCAGAGTCCCTATCTCGTATGGTATTACATTGGTCGTACTTATCTTCAGAAAAAACCAGCAAGTATGGATAGCGCCGAAGTGGCTTTTAAAACTTCGGTCCGTTTGCAGCCTCAGTTTGTTCAGTCTGTTTTAGAGCTAGGATCTATTTACGAAAAGCGCGGACAGAACGAAAAAGCCCGCAATCTTTACGAAGGCTTCCAGAAAAACTATGGTCCCGATGTTACGGTCGCCGAAAGCCTTGTGCAGATCTATCTCGGCGATTCCAATTATGCGAAAGCCTTCGAGCAGCTTAAAATCATCAATGATTTAGATCAAGGTAACCTCAACGCCCAACTCAAAATGGCATTTATCCTTGTCGACCAAAAGAAGTACAAGGAGGCAATTCCTCTTCTCGAAGCGATTCTCCATCAGACACCTGATTCGGATCGCGTGAGATTTTATCTTGGAGCCGTTTATGAAGAAGTCAAAGATTACTCCGCCGCGCTTCAAGCGTTTAAGGGTATTCCTAGAACCAGCAAATATTATCCCGATGCGATCATGCACGCAGCCTATCTTTATAAATTAACCAATGATGTGGAGAGTGCCCTCGCATTGTTAGAGAAAAGTTTACCGATCCTCGACGATAACCCTAAAATCTACGCACTTTATGGCTCTCTATTAGATACGCAAAAGAAATATGAAGAAGCGAAGAAAGTTCTAGAGGCCGGTGGAGAAAAGTTCCCGAAAGATACTCAGCTTCTTTATCAATTGGGCGCGGTCTATGATCAGCTCAATCAAGTCGAGAAAACTGTAATGGCGATGGAAAAACTCTTGGCCATTGATAGTAACCACATTGAGGGGCTCAATTATCTGGCCTACGTTTATGCGGAAAAGACTCAAAATCTCGAGACGGCAGAGAAGCTGGCCCGAAGAGCGTTGGCATTAAAACCGAATGATGGTTTTATATTGGATACTCTCGGTTGGGTTTTGTTTAAACAAAATAAAATTGCAGAAGCCATTCGGACTTTAGAAAGAGCCCATCAGTACGAAGATGGAGAGAGCGTCATTGCCGAGCATTTAGGTGATGCTTATTTTAAGAATGAGTTGCCGAATAAAGCAAAAGACATGTACATTAAAGCGGTACAGAATGAAAAAAACGAAGCTAACGCTAGAAAAATAAGAGACAAAATTGATACTATTGAAGTCCGCATCCAGTCCGAGCAGAAAATCCGTAATCGCGTTCCCGCATCGGCTCCTTCTTCGGGTAAGTAGTCTTCTTTCATTTGTGGTGCTGGCCAACTGTCAGCACAAAGTCCCAACTCCAGGTCCAATTCAGTTTTTTAAAGGCAAAGCCCAAATCTTTGATAAGCAAAAAAATAAAACGGATTATGTGAATTTCGAAGCCTCCGTGGAATACCCACTACGGTTGCGTTTAGACGTGAGCATGGTCACCATCGGACTTCCTCTCGCCGTGCTCGCGATTGACAACGAAAGAGCAACGATGCTCAGTCTTAACGATCGCAAGGCTTACCAAACGGAGCAAAGCAGTTTACTTTTAGAGCGTTTATTGAAAGCGCAGATTTCGGCCTATGACATTACCGGTGCTTTCGCAGAACGATTTCCTTTGAGTCGTGCGTGGTCCTGTAAAAAAGAGGGCGATGTTCACCAATGTAGAACGTCGGGGGTAAGTCTCGAGCATACGATGGCGCCAGAACAAAGTCGCCAAATGGTGATCGATAGCGAGCGCTCGAAGGTGACACTGATTTATCAACCGACAAGCTCTGGTTCGACTCAATTCAACGTGAAAGTTCCCAAAGAGTTTAAGTCCATCGAACTTTAAAAAAAGCTCGAGAATAAAAGTTAGTCATTTTCCAAAACTTTTCAAGCCACTTGCGTACCAATCTGATTCTTCCAGAGTTGAACACATCTCATTTTTACCGCACTTGGGTTAGTATATTTCTTAGCAAGGGGTATTTTAATGAAGTACTGCACATTACTGATTTTGGCCTTATGTACCATCAACTGCAGTTCTCTCTCCAGAGGACCCGCCAGTGTGAGCGTATCGCGTGAAGTGACCGGCCGACCGGCGGAAGGTCTCTTTGCAAAGATGAAACAAAATCCGAACTCCGAAGTTGTTAATCGTTTTCGCCATATCACCGGTGAGAGCCAAATCTTTACCGTCGAGCGAGTCGCTCTAGGGCAAGACGCCTGTGAAAAACGCGAACTGGGTGGTTCGATCACCTATAAATGTGTGCAGAATGCTCAATATGATCAAGAGATTTTAGATCGCGAAGGTTATCAACCTCCTCCTCCAGACGAACCCTATAAAGTTCAGAAAGAAGAGTACCGTTCGGAGTACGTGGAGCTAAGGTACTAGTCCACCTGAGCCCAGCGAAGGATCTCGGGCGCGAGTGTCTCACACAGGGACAGATAAGACCCTCGAATGAGACATATAAGCTACCTTTTTGAGACAAAAAATCTGTGTTAATTTTGATTATTTATTAAACTTTCCCACCTAGACTTGTGTCTAAACTTGGGGCTTAAATCCGCGCCTAAGGTATCGAAAATTGAGTAATAAACTGTACTAAGGCATAATAAATATACGTGGCGGCTGTCTTTTAGGCCCGTAACCCTCGCCCGTTTCAAGGAGAGAAAATGGCATCGAACATCAGTCTCGCTAGCATTATCAATAACTGGAAAGATAAAGATGACTTCAAAGACCTGGCTTGGCACGGGACCTTCGATGATTATCTGGCGATGATTAAAGAGTCTCCTCGCATTACAAGGAACGCCTATCAGCGTATGTACGACATGATCATGGAACATGGTCAGGATGAATACATCGACTGTAAAAAGAAAATCACTCGTTACAAATTTTTTGATGATGCTGTTAATGATGGTAAAGACGGAGTGTTTGGTCTCGATATTCCACTCATGAAGCTCGTCAATGTATTGAAGGCCGCATCTTTGGGTTACGGTACAGAAAAACGTGTTATTCTCCTTCACGGTCCCGTGGGAAGTGCAAAGTCGACCATTTGTCGTCGACTAAAAAAAGGCCTTGAGGCTTACTCAAAAACAGAATCGGGAGCACTCTATACTTTTGAGTGGGTCGATCATAATGGGGATTTGGGCGATATCCTCGGGAAAGATGTAAAATCCTTTACCAGTCCTATGCACGAGGAGCCTCTCCTCTTAATTCCAGTTCCTCTCCGACCTAAAGTTGAAGAAGAACTCAATCGCGGCATGCAGGGCGAGTTTAGAGTTAAAATCGACGGGGAACTTTCTCCTCCGAGTCGCTTTATTTTTAAAGCACTCATGGAAAAATATAATGGTGATCTTCAAAAAGTTCTTTCTCACGTTCGCGTCAAGAGATTGGTTTTAAGCGAAGCCGATCGTATCGGTATTGGAACCTTTCAACCTAAAGACGAGAAGAATCAAGATAGCACAGAACTGACGGGTGATCTGAACTACCGTAAAATTGCTGAGTACGGGTCGGATTCTGATCCACGCGCTTTTAACTTTGATGGAGAATTTAACGTCGCTAACCGCGGAATGATAGAATTCGTCGAAGTCTTAAAGTTAGATGTAGCTTTCTTGTACGATCTCCTCGGGGCTTCGCAAGAGCACGTCGTAAAACCTAAAAAGTTCGCACAGACTCACATTGATGAAGTGATCATCGGGCACACCAACGAGCCGGAATATCGTAAACTTCAGAACAATGAGTTCATGGAAGCTCTTCGCGATCGTACCGTAAAGATCGATATTCCCTATATCACCAAATTAGGTGAAGAGATTAAAATTTACGAAAAAGATTTTAACAAGAGACGCATTAGAGGTTTAAGTATTGCTCCGCACACGATTCAGGTGGCAGCGATGTGGGCCGTATTAAGCCGTCTTGAGAAGCCGAAAAAGGCCAACCTCACTCGTCTTCAAAAAATGAAGTTATATGATGGTAAGACTTTACCGAATTACACAGAGGACAATATTAAAGAGCTTCGCAAAGACACCATTCGCGAAGGCCTCGAAGGTGTTTCTCCTCGGTATATTCAAGATAAGATCTCTAACGCCCTCATTCAAGCTCAGCAATCCAACCGTGGATCGGTCAATCCGTTTATGGTTCTTAACGAGCTCGAATCTGGTCTTAAAAACCACTCATTAATTTCTAACGAAGAACTTAAAAAAGAGTATCGTGAGTTGATCGATGTTGTAACCAAAGAGTACGAAGAGATTATTAAATCCGAAGTTCAAAGAGCGATCAGTGCGGATGAAAGCGCGTTGTCTCGACTTTGCGGCAACTATATCGATAACATTAAAGCTTACACGCAGAAGGAACGCGTAAAGAATACGTTTACGGGTCGTGATGAAGAGCCGAACGAAAGACTCATGCGTTCGATCGAAGAGAAGATTGATATTCCTGAGTCGAGAAAAGATGATTTCCGCCGTGAGATCATGAACTACATCGGCGCCCTTTCTCTTGAAGGTAAAAAGTTTGATTACAAGATGAACGAACGTCTCCATAAGGCCATCGAACTTAAGTTGTTCGAAGACCAAAAAGATAGCATTCGCTTATCTTCTCTCATCACGTCTTCGGAAGTGGATAAAGAGACGCAAGTAAAGATTGATATCGTTAAAGCACGTTTGATTAAAGATTTTGGTTACGACGAAATCTCCGCAACGGACGTCTTGCAATACGTCGCAAGTATTTTCGCTCGTGGGGATGTAAAGGATAATAAGTAATTTTTTTACTTTACGTTAGGGAATGAATGTCCATACGCAGGGATCAGAGTCGATTTAAGGATATCGTCCGCGGGAAAATACGCGAAAACTTTAAAAAGTATGTTACGCAGGACGAGCTCATCGGTAAACGGGAAAAGGAATTCGTTAAAATTCCGGTTCCCTATATCGATATCCCCCGTTTTAAATACGGCCCCAAACAG includes these proteins:
- a CDS encoding response regulator, translating into MNSVNSSPNTSENYFKNLVDSSPAMIWMTDVNSQCTYLSKQWYEYTGRTPEQDLGTGWLENIHPDDLPNTSKVYTQAVQNKGPLEVDYRLRKKDGQYRWAVDVGYPRFDSQGQFAGYIGTVTDIHDRIAAENELGLAKIRFDRSAAATDLGIWYCDLPFSDLNWNKEVKNHFFLKPDAHVDINVFYERIHPMDREMTRSAIQYSIDNHAPYDIIYRTTHPEDPSRIKSIRAIGWTDYDQKGTPVRFDGITLDVTQQVKTQEELSLSKELAEKANLAKSAFLANMSHEIRTPLGAIMGFADLARSPGLSREDILSHLAVIERNSAQVLRIIDDILDLAKVEADKIILESIEFSFSSFLADFSSYAGFQAREKGIGFVIEPHTELPDMICGDPTRLRQILNNAISNAIKFTTKGKVTLHLSFKSGVLEFGIEDTGVGISKEQSENLFQVFVQADPSTTRRFGGTGLGLVLTKKLCQLMSGDYKLVRSELGIGSLFLATMKVITPAPVTQDVSGGSLTHPSAPNAGRSMEQKLKGRSILLVEDSPDNQYLISRILEIQGAKVDVADDGNQGVDKALNNNYDLVIMDIQMPHMDGHQATKKLRGMGYSKPIVALTAHAMKEEAERAIESGFTEFLTKPVQRDLVISTVQKLTSR
- a CDS encoding PHB depolymerase family esterase; its protein translation is MLSKLLILVLCTFPATAYPQALPQLNIDQNGITVSGISSGAYMSTQLHVAYSQTFSGSASIAGGVYWCAQGETLKAQIDCAGIKKQQAPLKQIEQAKTYQSLNEIDALENLSNDIVYVFASTKDYIIHPSNSDRLIQFMQNFIPSSQIIKDYVQSTAHGFPTLNYGSSCSAGGSPWLLNCQMDTAGTLLEKLYAQLLPRGSFVAENLIPFSQSAFGNSSTPLYSTGWIYVPTACRAGASCRLHVALHGCQMSPSDIQDQFVKHAGYNEWAESNNIVVLYPQSDKIAQKNPYGCWDWFGFTGANYATKSGAQMKAIKSMIDQVSNFRSQ
- a CDS encoding polyhydroxyalkanoate synthesis regulator DNA-binding domain-containing protein, with the translated sequence MINTSQDNKKVKIIKRYQNRKLYDTQQSCYVTLDDIAKMIRSDEEVMVIDNKSKNDITAATLTQIIFESEKKASQYAPLFTLREIIQHANGSISSYLAKLGAFPKEYIVKAAQPSTSKSAQQESVIDKAAQSYDTVKQSIENRIAQAATQESSDYTTLPVPEETPSLPNPNNKF
- a CDS encoding tetratricopeptide repeat protein; amino-acid sequence: MRLNQSIGFVGLIACLSGCSSFPLSSPGVYKSSAYDVKGDAPQSMALLPEEKLNEIQSQSKADYHFTLAETYSMQGEWAKAIENYKMSLVYDPNSYRSHFRLAGEYVRAGLVNQAVEHCEFSLKSNPKFSEAQVLLSSLHSVLGFHEKARQGYRQLLQIDPANQEASLLLGATYVDEGKMDQAIKYFESLVKNSQSPYLVWYYIGRTYLQKKPASMDSAEVAFKTSVRLQPQFVQSVLELGSIYEKRGQNEKARNLYEGFQKNYGPDVTVAESLVQIYLGDSNYAKAFEQLKIINDLDQGNLNAQLKMAFILVDQKKYKEAIPLLEAILHQTPDSDRVRFYLGAVYEEVKDYSAALQAFKGIPRTSKYYPDAIMHAAYLYKLTNDVESALALLEKSLPILDDNPKIYALYGSLLDTQKKYEEAKKVLEAGGEKFPKDTQLLYQLGAVYDQLNQVEKTVMAMEKLLAIDSNHIEGLNYLAYVYAEKTQNLETAEKLARRALALKPNDGFILDTLGWVLFKQNKIAEAIRTLERAHQYEDGESVIAEHLGDAYFKNELPNKAKDMYIKAVQNEKNEANARKIRDKIDTIEVRIQSEQKIRNRVPASAPSSGK
- a CDS encoding serine protein kinase; translated protein: MASNISLASIINNWKDKDDFKDLAWHGTFDDYLAMIKESPRITRNAYQRMYDMIMEHGQDEYIDCKKKITRYKFFDDAVNDGKDGVFGLDIPLMKLVNVLKAASLGYGTEKRVILLHGPVGSAKSTICRRLKKGLEAYSKTESGALYTFEWVDHNGDLGDILGKDVKSFTSPMHEEPLLLIPVPLRPKVEEELNRGMQGEFRVKIDGELSPPSRFIFKALMEKYNGDLQKVLSHVRVKRLVLSEADRIGIGTFQPKDEKNQDSTELTGDLNYRKIAEYGSDSDPRAFNFDGEFNVANRGMIEFVEVLKLDVAFLYDLLGASQEHVVKPKKFAQTHIDEVIIGHTNEPEYRKLQNNEFMEALRDRTVKIDIPYITKLGEEIKIYEKDFNKRRIRGLSIAPHTIQVAAMWAVLSRLEKPKKANLTRLQKMKLYDGKTLPNYTEDNIKELRKDTIREGLEGVSPRYIQDKISNALIQAQQSNRGSVNPFMVLNELESGLKNHSLISNEELKKEYRELIDVVTKEYEEIIKSEVQRAISADESALSRLCGNYIDNIKAYTQKERVKNTFTGRDEEPNERLMRSIEEKIDIPESRKDDFRREIMNYIGALSLEGKKFDYKMNERLHKAIELKLFEDQKDSIRLSSLITSSEVDKETQVKIDIVKARLIKDFGYDEISATDVLQYVASIFARGDVKDNK